The Akkermansia sp. N21116 genome includes a region encoding these proteins:
- a CDS encoding autotransporter outer membrane beta-barrel domain-containing protein → MAFWVSGIGNYYTQENHDFSTGYRYRSLGYAAGGEYAFANNWTMGMAVGTLWGDHDVNNGLGRIDKDTNIGLLYGTYGMALNRQNAFILDMQAGYARSSNKGTTRMQAVSEDNLGGKWTDQAWMLDVKAIWSHQLNERLFLETFTGLQYTFADQNDYTLSGEKYQYRLSDGSMNELRATVGTGLRYRGYLGSKAFTAYAKAGVIQDLSRKTPRVDVQGNSHFWTACGSKPGRTSLSTASGMRLQLTEGLSASANYNLEAAEKSLMQTGSVSLIYRF, encoded by the coding sequence GTGGCCTTCTGGGTTTCCGGCATCGGCAACTACTACACCCAGGAAAACCATGACTTTTCCACGGGGTACCGCTACCGTTCCCTGGGATACGCGGCGGGCGGCGAGTACGCCTTCGCCAACAACTGGACGATGGGCATGGCCGTCGGCACCCTCTGGGGAGACCATGACGTCAACAATGGCCTGGGGCGCATCGACAAAGACACCAACATCGGCCTCCTCTACGGAACCTACGGGATGGCTCTCAACCGGCAAAATGCCTTCATCCTGGACATGCAGGCCGGCTATGCCCGCTCCAGCAACAAAGGTACAACGAGGATGCAGGCCGTATCCGAGGACAACCTGGGCGGGAAATGGACCGACCAGGCCTGGATGCTGGACGTGAAGGCGATCTGGAGCCATCAATTGAACGAAAGGCTTTTCCTGGAAACCTTCACCGGGCTCCAGTACACCTTCGCCGACCAGAACGACTACACCCTCAGCGGCGAGAAGTACCAGTACCGTCTCTCGGACGGCAGCATGAACGAGCTGCGCGCTACCGTGGGAACCGGTCTCCGTTACCGGGGTTATCTAGGAAGCAAGGCCTTCACGGCCTACGCGAAGGCGGGAGTAATCCAGGACTTGAGCCGTAAGACGCCCCGGGTCGACGTCCAGGGCAACAGCCATTTCTGGACAGCCTGCGGCAGTAAACCGGGAAGGACGTCGCTGAGCACGGCGTCGGGCATGCGTTTGCAGCTTACGGAAGGTCTGAGCGCCTCGGCGAACTACAATCTTGAAGCGGCCGAGAAGAGCCTCATGCAGACGGGAAGCGTCAGTCTCATTTACAGATTCTGA